GGTATGGACACACGGTTGAGATGCTGCTGTCCGAGATGCAAATTGGGAGCTGTCGAGCAAGACTATTCAATGCCGAGACCGAATAGCAGCAGCATAATGTGTCATTTGAATCACAGCTTCTGGGTTACGCTTGCGTTCGAAGCCCGAGATGCCTCACTAACGTCCAGACGCTGGAAACTTCATCGCCCTAAGCAGACCGTCGATGATTGTTCTGTGCACGCACGGAGACCCCGCGCAAGACCTGCAAGTGAGCCTTTTCACGTTGACAAGACGTGGCTGAGAGTGAAATATGAACCATGAAGATACTGGCATCTCAGCCTTTGCACACGCTCAGTCTCAGATCTCAAGGTGGGTGGGGAGCACCGCCCTTCTCTTCATATTTCTGTCATCTTTCCATCGCCATCTGGACCGCATAGTGTCAACATCCGAGGAACGAGGGTTATGGCGACCCCGGAATGCCTGCTTCGAATGAAGTTGCTAAGGAGCAGATTCACTTCCTAATCATGGTGGGAGAGCCGCGGCGAGGCCATTGGAGGCATTGAATCCAGGTTTCGATCGAGAATCATCTTCCTCCCCACTGCCTTCCCGAGGAGCAGTATAATCTTGACACTCGCCATGCTGTCAACACTTCACCAAACCAGGCTCTTCCGTCTGTATTTGAACCTGCGGTTGCAAGGATAGTCTGAGGCGCGAACATCTAACACCACTATCTACAGTACCGCTGATCGTCCAGAGCCTCCATCCGGCTCAGAGTCGACACCGATCACGCCCATGTCACCAGAGAATCGATGCACGGCTGGATTGACGCTATCCGGAGTGTGAGTGCAAAACGCGAGCTGCCTATTTGCGAGTGAAGCGCTGAGATGACGTGCCTTTAGGAACACTTCGTCGTAGAGCGGGATTCCATTCGTACGGGGCGTCTAGGTTAAGATGCCGCGGGCAGAAGCTGCTCTAAGGTGCAGTACGACTACCGACCGAGAAGATGCTGCAGCCATCATGAAGTTGACTGGGGTTGATCGGTGATCGAAGGGTATCGCCATGAGACGCGAGAATGAAGGTACAATGTCGACCCGCTTAAGCATATCCGACCATGACAAGGGAACCGCAGAAAGTCCACCTGTTAATAACAGGTGCCGAAGTCGCACAATCTTCTCATAGCGTCATTGACCGAGACATCATCGACGGGAACCGAGGACACATCGGAAAAGTGTAACATCTGAGACATATCTGAACAGCAGTCTTGGCGGTCATGATTAGCGACGCGCTTCACGTCTTGACAGGCTTGAACTGGACGCTTGATCACTTCACCGCATGCGCACAGTGACGCCCATGGTCCAAACATAAAGCAAGAGTCGGACATGTCGCATGACAGTGACAGCGAGCTCTTCGCTTGCCGCTCCTTCACCCACCGTACAGCATAGCTCACTGTGCCACATGACATGCCGAGTGGAGGTCTCCAGAGGCCCACAATATTCTTCTTCCTGACAAGGTACGTCCTCCAATCATGTCCCCTGCCTTGATCACGGCCAACACCTTCCCTATCGCACCAGCCTCCCTCGGTACGCAGCCCTACCTTTCTCTCGTACTACCTACGCTATCCATCAATACAGCCACATACCATCAGCACTATCGAAGGCACTTGATCGAGACATGAGCCAGCCCCAACAATGCTTCCTTCTCACGAGACTACCCCGTGAGCTCCGTGACCGCATATACATCGAAGTCTTGGTCGCCATCGACGACATCAACATCGAAAACCTCGAGTACGACGAGCTATGGAGTCACGAAGAGTTCCCCGAGCCTGGTCTCCTACGCGCCTCACGCCAACTGCGCTATGAAGCATTACCAGTCTACTACGCCCACAACATCTTCCGCGCCATCGTCTTCGATGAGGACTCCACGCCTCCCCTCCGATGGCTCTCCTCCATAGGCCATGCCGGCCGCAAGGCCCTCCGCCAACTCGTGATCCAGTATCAGATCTCACCAGGTACGAGGCATCAACTTGAACAGGACATTGAGTTTAGCTTACAGGGATCGATCCTTTCAGCCTTGCGGGCGATTCTGGGCCATCATATGCAACGGTACGGCCGGGCAGGTTGTGTGAAATTTGCGCAGAATGTCGGGAGGTTCCCGGATTTGAGACTGGAGAGTGTCAGGCTTGATACGGGGAGTCCTGACCCTGAGCCGGTGTTTGAGCATAAGAAGCATCATTGGAGGGTGGATATGGAGAGACATTTGGACCGGGCGAGAACTGATAGGGCGCTGGACGCGGCGTTGGAAAAGACGTTGGCGGAGGGATGAGGTGTCGCGTGGTGATGGGTAGGAAGCGTGGTGGTGATGTCTCGGATTGGTGGGCCACATGGCAACGAGACAGCTACGCGAGCAAGTGTTAGAAAAACGATACGCTGAGGTGGCGAATTGGCAGATGGATTAGCAGTTGAGCAGGGCTGATGTCTCGGCACGTCTTGAGGCATGGTCTGAGAGTATGTTGGAACCCAGCTGGGACATTCGAAGATGAGCAGCACGTGTATAAGGTAACGGCAGGAACGGCAGACAGGACAGTAGCAGAAATGAGGCGCCTCTGGGTCGTAGCTGTTCGATGTTGATTCTGTCTCGGTATCACTTCTGTCGTCCATGTGGTCCATACCTTGTTCTGCCGTTGAATGCTTATACCGCACAGTAGCCTCCATCGACAACCATGTTCGCCCCGGTTGTGTATGAAGAAGCATCGGATGCCTGTAGGAGATCATCAGCCATGCCCGAACAGCACAATGCGCGAGACCCTCGGCCAACACGATCAGCCTTACGGTTGGCTCGTGCAGTGGAATGAAGAGTCGCTGCGATACTGACCAGATAGAGGTACGCGCCCTTCAGCTCATGGGCTTCACCTTCTCTTCCCATGGGAATCTTGCCGTGCCATATCTTCTTCGTCTCTGGGGGCACAAAATCACTAATCTCGGTTGCCTGTAAACAGAAAAATGTTAGCCATACTCGAGGACCACGTGGCAATATCTTGGCAGATGATGCCAGGCATGTCTGACAGCGACAATGCCATCTGCCCTCTGTACTTAGCATGTATCCCGGAGAGATGCTGTTGACGCGGGCGAATTTGACCCACTCAACAGCCAACGACTTGCAGAGGTGTATGACGCCAGCCTTTGCAGCGTTGTACTGTTTTGCTTGTTAGCGTGTCATACTGGCGATGCCGTTGGAGACACGAACCGCCGATTGAAGCTGAGGAATGTTTGCAATGTGGCCGCTCATGGATGCCGTGGCGATGAAGCTACCATAGCTGTAATTGTCGAGCTTCGTGCCGCTAGTAGTGACGCCAGTGAGGTATTGTCGCCTGGAGATCTCGCCAGCAGCTTTGGCGCAGTAAAATACAGAGTCCAAATCGGTCGAGACGACTTTGTGGTAGGAGTCCAACTTCCCATCAATCATCCTGCCCTCTTGCCACGGGATACCAGCGTTGGCGACGAAGATGTGCAAACGGCCATTGAAATCATGTGCAATTTGGTTAATGACCCGTTTTGTATCTTCGAAGTCGGTGACATCTGTTTGATAGGCTTGACCTGTCGCTCAACGTCAGTAATCTCAGTAGGTATATATCATGCCATCGCCTACATTTCGCGCCATATTGCTTCTCGATATCCTTCGCCTTCTCTATGGCCTTCTTGTTGCCATGATGCTAACAAACATGAGCAGTGACGTGGAAAGAATGCACCACGATGGCGCACCCAAATTGCCGCATTGGCGCCAGCCTCTGCGAACGCCTGCACTACTGCATAGCCAATGCCGGCTCCTGATCCGGATACTATGGCAGTCCTCCCCTTCAATGAGAAGAGAGACGTGATCGACTCTTCCTTGGGTGGCAGGGTGTTGTCCTCTTGGAAGATGCCGTCTTTCATGGACGAGTCCTCGGGACTCTCTTTCGAAAAGGGACGAACAACCATACTGAAGGCGACTTGTGCAAGGAAAGATCAACGAGTACCGAACCCAAGGAGCCTCTTACGACGAAGATGATACTATTTCGACGCTGCACGCCGGTGGATGGCAGAAGTGATACGTCGACGATGGGTAGATGTTATCATGTTGTGCTGCAAGATGGGTCCGGCTTCACGCCTCCACTGTTCCGCTGGCCGACAAAGGAGCGCGTGCTTTGGCTCTCCCTCCTGAGTACCGCCTTGCCTCCTACATCCACACCCAGAAACAGCACTTTTATTCATGCACAATGCACATCCATACCCCGAAACAGCACTTTGCTTCATGCACAACGCGCATCTACACCCAACAAACACCACTTTCACTCATGCACAATACACATCCACACCCAACAAACACCACTTTCACTCATGCACAATACACATCCACACCCAACAAACACCACTTTCCCTCATGCACATTGCAGCGGGCGCTGCCGTTCGGTCGGCAGTTGACACAAACGTCAGGTCATGTTATTGCACCGCGAGCAAACGCGTTCTGATCTTCGAGAGTCTCATCTCAGCACCATCGTCGACAACGTCGTGAACCCCCAGCTCTCGCAACGTCACGGAAAGGGagaaatgaggacgatgAGAGCGTTtagtagaagaagaaggtacaGTATCGTTCGTCGTTGTCGTTGACTTACCAGCTACGCGTCTGTTGTCTTTCTGGCAGGCAGTTTCTTGTTGCTGTACTAATGCTAATGTTTTGATCCATCATCACGCTCATTCACTTGACAACAACGCTCCCTTCGATCGTTTCGCGTTGCTTTGCTATTGTCTTACTGACCCAAACGCTCCCGTCCTCGTGGAAAGAGCATAATCATAATCACCACTCAGACATTCTGACGACAGCCGAAGCCTCGG
Above is a window of Fulvia fulva chromosome 6, complete sequence DNA encoding:
- a CDS encoding L-xylulose reductase is translated as MVVRPFSKESPEDSSMKDGIFQEDNTLPPKEESITSLFSLKGRTAIVSGSGAGIGYAVVQAFAEAGANAAIWHHGNKKAIEKAKDIEKQYGAKCQAYQTDVTDFEDTKRVINQIAHDFNGRLHIFVANAGIPWQEGRMIDGKLDSYHKVVSTDLDSVFYCAKAAGEISRRQYLTGVTTSGTKLDNYSYGSFIATASMSGHIANIPQLQSAYNAAKAGVIHLCKSLAVEWVKFARVNSISPGYMLSTEGRWHCRCQTCLASSAKILPRGPRVWLTFFCLQATEISDFVPPETKKIWHGKIPMGREGEAHELKGAYLYLASDASSYTTGANMVVDGGYCAV